AGGCCCATCAGGCCGACCAGCCAGCCCTGCCACTTCAACGTGCTCACGGCCATGGCACGATCCTCCCGCCGGCCCGCCCGCCCCACCAGCACCCACAAGCCCACACACCATTTCGAAGTGGGACCGCCTGGTCACCCGGCGTTCACCCAACACCGCGCGGAATGTGGGTTTCCGCGAGCACGCTGCACCCGTGAGACGCATCCTGGGAATCGCTCTGGCGATCCTCCTGATCGGCGGCGTGATCGCCGTCATCGTCATCGGGGGGAACGGCTCGGAGGGCACGGCAACGAAGACCGTGCGTGGCGTCATCGGATCGGAGAAGTCCGAGTTCTTCCGTGATCCTGACGTCGTCAAGGCCCTTGCCACCAAGGGCTACACCGTGAAGACGGAGACCTCGGGCTCCTGGGCCATGGACCAACTGGCCCTCAAGGAGTACGACTTCGCCTTCCCCAGCAGCAGTGAGCCCGCCGACGAGATCGCGGCCAAGGCCGGGGTGCAGGGCGCGCAGAGCGCGAAGCCCTTCTTCTCCCCGCTCGTGGTCATCGCCCGCGCCAACGCGGCGAAGGTCCTCGCCGACAACGGGCTCGTGAAGATGAACGGCAAGAACACCGGCACCCTCCTGATGGACCCCTTCCTCAAGGCGGCCGGCGAGGACCGGACCTGGCAGCAGCTGCCCGGCTCCGCCTCGTACGCCGAGCTGACGGGCACGGTGTTCATCAAGACCGCCGACCCCGCCACCTCCAACTCCGGCGCGCTGTTCATCGGCGCGACCTCCAACGTGGCCAACAACAAGACGGTGGTCTCCGACGACGCCGGCATCAACCGCACCGCCCCCCTCCTGCGCAAGCTGATCTCCGTGCAGGGTTCCCTGGAGCCGAGCACCGACGGCCCCTTCCGCTCCTTCATCAGCGGCAGCGGCGAGCCGCTGGTCCTGGCCTACGAGGCACAGGTGGCCTCGCTGCTGCTGCAGAAGCAGGCCACCGGCGAGGCCGCGAGCATGGTCGTGCTGTACCCGGACACCACCGTGAACTCCCCGCA
The Streptomyces sp. NBC_00091 genome window above contains:
- a CDS encoding substrate-binding domain-containing protein; this encodes MRRILGIALAILLIGGVIAVIVIGGNGSEGTATKTVRGVIGSEKSEFFRDPDVVKALATKGYTVKTETSGSWAMDQLALKEYDFAFPSSSEPADEIAAKAGVQGAQSAKPFFSPLVVIARANAAKVLADNGLVKMNGKNTGTLLMDPFLKAAGEDRTWQQLPGSASYAELTGTVFIKTADPATSNSGALFIGATSNVANNKTVVSDDAGINRTAPLLRKLISVQGSLEPSTDGPFRSFISGSGEPLVLAYEAQVASLLLQKQATGEAASMVVLYPDTTVNSPHTLVPLGEKAKDLGTLLATDKKLRELALRHGFRPQEGTAEFSAATAGYAGYLNPELTGIRQVGAPTVKVLTALAGRAKGQGGTP